One Persicobacter psychrovividus DNA window includes the following coding sequences:
- a CDS encoding ATP-binding protein codes for MSESATFQLENNNTLISDQARKTKISNFIGIILGLIIFPYTFYFNQSVEYEYLAVACLLTSLTFLTIPLINHLKKTTFARYLLIILSTFSVGMFSIILEAKSHIFIFFFPIILLPLLFFTYKQRTHIIISYFIIFTGLVCDISYKIYQQDPAIANELMPLVLSNIIFCFLLICVYSFTILKQKQYFHENLEKKNQELLSQITVRRQTEASLREAKSAAEAMSKSKENFLSSMSHELRTPLNAVIGITNLLIDSDPKKEQVENLNIMKFSADSLLSLINDILDYNKISAGKLDIEHIPFNLVQHLKNIKEANTFKATERNNTIKLMVDPAIPKILKGDPTRVAQVINNLLSNAVKFTEEGLIEIRVFMNESIGDNHITFEVEDQGVGIHPENIDKIFMDFEQAESSTTRKFGGTGLGLSITKKLLRLMNSNIEVSSTLGAGSTFRFTLELLPSSEEEYETLTKLDQEEENVSYAHKKILLVEDNPFNVKVATQFLKNWALPYEVAENGQIALEMAQKNNYDLILMDLQMPEMNGYEATTEIRKFNTNTPIVALTASAIAEVKSRIESAGMNGAITKPFVPNDLKKSVMKYLTLGIKKGTKDAEKFQEAR; via the coding sequence ATGTCCGAAAGCGCTACTTTTCAATTAGAAAATAACAACACCTTAATTTCAGACCAAGCCAGAAAAACCAAAATTTCGAATTTTATTGGTATCATTTTGGGGCTGATCATCTTCCCCTATACTTTTTACTTTAATCAATCCGTTGAATACGAATACCTCGCGGTGGCCTGCCTGTTAACCTCATTAACATTTCTGACCATTCCACTGATTAATCACCTAAAAAAAACCACCTTTGCCCGCTATCTATTAATCATTCTTTCCACTTTTTCCGTGGGAATGTTTTCGATTATCCTGGAGGCAAAATCACATATTTTCATCTTTTTCTTCCCCATTATTTTATTGCCCCTGCTGTTTTTTACTTACAAGCAGCGCACGCACATCATCATATCGTATTTTATCATTTTCACTGGATTAGTTTGCGACATCTCCTATAAGATTTATCAGCAAGACCCTGCCATTGCCAATGAATTGATGCCATTAGTGCTCAGTAATATCATCTTTTGTTTTTTGCTGATTTGTGTCTACAGCTTCACCATACTGAAACAGAAACAGTATTTTCATGAAAACCTGGAAAAGAAAAACCAGGAGCTACTTTCCCAAATTACCGTTCGGAGGCAAACGGAGGCCTCTTTAAGAGAAGCAAAAAGTGCCGCGGAGGCCATGTCGAAATCCAAAGAAAATTTTCTTTCCTCAATGAGCCATGAGCTCCGTACCCCTTTGAATGCCGTGATTGGAATCACCAATTTGCTCATTGATTCCGACCCTAAAAAGGAACAGGTGGAGAATTTAAACATCATGAAATTTTCGGCAGACAGCTTGCTTTCTTTGATCAATGACATCCTCGACTATAACAAGATATCGGCAGGAAAATTAGACATTGAACATATCCCCTTCAACCTGGTGCAGCACCTGAAAAACATCAAAGAGGCCAATACTTTTAAAGCCACTGAAAGAAACAATACCATAAAATTGATGGTCGATCCAGCGATTCCAAAAATCCTCAAAGGAGACCCAACAAGAGTTGCGCAGGTCATCAATAACCTATTGAGCAACGCGGTTAAATTCACAGAGGAAGGCCTGATTGAAATTCGGGTATTTATGAACGAATCCATCGGCGATAATCATATCACTTTTGAAGTTGAAGATCAGGGAGTGGGGATTCATCCAGAGAATATCGATAAAATATTCATGGATTTTGAACAGGCGGAAAGCTCTACCACCCGAAAATTTGGCGGTACGGGGCTGGGTTTGAGTATTACCAAAAAACTGCTGCGACTGATGAACTCCAATATCGAGGTGAGCAGTACTTTGGGGGCAGGTTCCACTTTCCGTTTTACCCTTGAGCTACTGCCAAGCAGCGAGGAGGAATACGAAACCCTGACCAAGCTTGATCAGGAGGAGGAAAATGTCTCTTATGCGCATAAAAAGATCCTTTTGGTCGAAGACAATCCATTTAATGTGAAGGTGGCTACGCAATTCCTGAAAAACTGGGCCCTGCCCTATGAGGTTGCTGAAAATGGGCAGATAGCGCTGGAAATGGCGCAAAAGAACAATTATGATTTGATATTAATGGACCTTCAGATGCCCGAAATGAATGGTTATGAAGCAACCACAGAAATTCGGAAATTCAACACCAACACGCCTATTGTTGCCCTGACGGCCTCTGCAATTGCGGAAGTCAAAAGCCGTATTGAATCCGCAGGAATGAACGGCGCCATCACCAAACCTTTCGTCCCGAACGATCTTAAAAAATCCGTGATGAAATATTTAACACTGGGTATAAAAAAAGGGACGAAAGATGCCGAAAAATTTCAGGAAGCCCGTTAA
- a CDS encoding NUDIX hydrolase: MSTTHPKDQISYCPKCGGKKFPYAGKNFHCQDCGFTFYINSSAAVAAIILNEKNELLLTRRKFEPMAGLLDLPGGFVDPMESAETAVRREIKEELNLEIDQLHFFCSVPNEYTFNGLSYFTTDITFLCKVDSMEHIHAEDDISEALFIAPENIRLEDIGATSMKVIVQKYLDEHQNVARILR; this comes from the coding sequence ATGTCAACAACACACCCCAAAGATCAAATTTCCTATTGCCCAAAATGTGGCGGAAAAAAATTCCCCTATGCAGGAAAAAATTTCCATTGTCAGGATTGTGGTTTCACTTTTTACATCAATTCCTCTGCGGCAGTGGCGGCCATTATTCTGAATGAAAAAAATGAGCTGCTACTCACTCGTCGGAAATTTGAACCAATGGCGGGTTTACTGGACTTGCCGGGAGGCTTTGTGGACCCAATGGAGTCTGCAGAAACCGCTGTTCGACGAGAAATTAAAGAAGAGCTGAACCTTGAAATTGACCAGTTGCATTTTTTCTGCTCGGTACCGAATGAATACACATTCAATGGGCTGAGCTACTTCACAACAGACATCACCTTTCTTTGCAAAGTGGACTCCATGGAGCACATCCATGCAGAAGATGACATCTCCGAGGCCTTATTTATTGCCCCTGAAAATATTCGTTTAGAAGACATTGGAGCAACCTCAATGAAGGTCATCGTCCAAAAATACCTCGATGAGCACCAAAATGTCGCTCGAATCCTGCGATAA
- a CDS encoding GNAT family N-acetyltransferase: protein MYQHIPVKTFYLEHSDCSTTLPALPADYQFSAWSPTVDEYLKIYQAVGAPFGWTGRILMKTTELRALLAADQHALYLLKYQDQVAGFVEYILHPDQAIEIVYFGLTPEFTGKGLGKVFLQTCIVQAYRKQAKKVWLHTCEFDHPNALPNYQKMGFRLLKEQIDQEPYLPSFLKEFKRKFPEITFTYEK, encoded by the coding sequence ATGTATCAGCATATTCCTGTCAAAACATTTTACCTGGAGCACTCCGACTGCTCCACGACCCTCCCCGCATTACCTGCCGATTATCAATTCAGTGCCTGGTCGCCGACCGTTGACGAGTATTTAAAAATTTATCAAGCTGTTGGCGCACCCTTTGGCTGGACGGGCAGAATTCTGATGAAAACAACGGAATTGCGTGCACTTTTAGCCGCTGATCAACACGCTTTATACCTCTTGAAATATCAGGATCAAGTTGCAGGATTTGTAGAATATATCCTGCATCCGGATCAAGCGATAGAAATTGTTTACTTTGGACTGACTCCCGAATTTACTGGTAAGGGACTCGGTAAAGTATTTCTCCAAACTTGCATTGTTCAGGCCTATCGCAAGCAGGCAAAAAAAGTTTGGTTGCATACCTGTGAATTTGACCACCCGAACGCCTTGCCTAATTATCAGAAAATGGGTTTTCGTTTGTTGAAAGAACAAATAGATCAGGAACCATATTTACCCTCATTTCTGAAGGAATTCAAACGTAAATTTCCAGAGATAACCTTCACCTACGAAAAATAA
- a CDS encoding DUF4249 domain-containing protein: MGKVIQYLCGLLVVVFALTSCDKKIDLPLRVGDQRYVLEGNLNAGDTAYFTLSKSGAFNNPDIEKVIGAEITLTDEEGNSENLLDYNEGRYGGTNLHGKEGETYRVRVKHMGQVFNATATIPFKVKIDSLTIEDEEFTFPGEEPMKEVAIHYTDPKDVDNFYRVKVTVNGGDYNSIRLSNDKFYDGKQTEFRVRDLDLIPGDTIKIKLMSIDEGTHGFFNSLSEIRNQNPGSGVPYNPENNWDNNGLGNFSVSSTDSSYIVYQPDINQ; this comes from the coding sequence ATGGGAAAGGTCATTCAATATTTATGTGGGCTGTTGGTCGTTGTTTTTGCACTCACCTCTTGCGATAAAAAAATCGATTTGCCATTAAGGGTGGGAGATCAGCGCTATGTATTGGAAGGTAATCTAAATGCCGGCGATACGGCCTATTTTACCCTGTCGAAAAGTGGTGCTTTTAATAATCCTGATATTGAGAAAGTCATTGGGGCTGAAATTACCCTGACAGATGAGGAAGGAAACAGCGAAAACCTGTTGGATTACAACGAAGGACGGTATGGTGGAACGAACCTTCATGGGAAAGAAGGAGAAACTTATCGGGTTAGGGTCAAGCATATGGGGCAGGTATTTAATGCCACGGCCACTATTCCCTTCAAGGTGAAAATTGACAGCCTGACGATCGAGGATGAGGAATTTACCTTCCCAGGGGAGGAGCCAATGAAGGAGGTCGCAATTCATTATACTGATCCCAAAGATGTTGATAATTTCTATCGGGTGAAAGTTACCGTGAATGGAGGAGATTACAACAGTATTCGTTTGTCTAACGATAAATTTTATGATGGGAAACAGACGGAATTTCGGGTTCGTGATTTGGATTTGATTCCAGGTGATACCATAAAAATTAAGTTAATGTCGATTGACGAGGGGACGCATGGTTTCTTTAATTCTTTAAGCGAAATCAGAAATCAAAACCCTGGTTCTGGTGTGCCATACAATCCTGAGAATAATTGGGACAACAATGGGCTCGGAAACTTTTCGGTCTCCAGTACCGACTCCTCCTATATTGTTTATCAGCCGGATATCAATCAGTAA
- a CDS encoding TonB-dependent receptor produces MNPIKTLLLVLFLALGQAAFAQNFSVSGYLKDGKTGEELPFANVVVKGTTTGVTTNAYGFYTLTLPEGEYELNYQFLGYTTLTKKVSLNKNIKFTAELQPSTKTLEEVVIEGEAANANVVKNEMSVVALSPKSISTVPVLFGEKDILKTIQLMPGVSSTGEGNSGFYVRGGSADQNLIILDEAPVYNASHLLGFFSVFNSDAVKSLKLYKSGIPAQYGGRLSSVLDVKMDNGNDREFGGEGGIGLISSRLTLEGPIKKGKGSFIVSGRRTYADLFLKLSSNEGINQSKLYFYDLNAKANYRLGDNDRVFLSGYFGRDVFGNGDLFGLQWGNGTGTLRWNHLFSDRFFSNSSLIFSNYDYQIGVNSGSTPFTITSGIQDWNFKQDFDYSFANNNLLKFGFNIIHHTFQPGKLAPKEGNFSFNPITVPGREALETGTYVTFEQKLGARLQLNYGLRVSTFSNIGGMTEYQFAPGGETPTDSVTYGNGELYNTQVGIEPRFNANFVIDEQSSVKASYARTYQYLHLLSNSTAGSPTDVWVPTTPIIKPEYADQVALGYFRNFEENKYESSVEVYYKKLYNQIDYKNGAEILLNPFLESQLVFGKGYAYGMELFLKKKYGRFNGWIGYTLSTTRREFKEINDGKPFSARQDRRHDISIVGMYKLNDRWDLSATWVYNTGDAVTFPSGSYVIEDKQVPLYTERNGYRMPSYHRMDFGATFHGKKHEHFESSWNFSVYNLYARYNAYFIRFEDNEQNPEVSDVIQTSLFSLVPAVTYNFKF; encoded by the coding sequence ATGAATCCTATTAAAACCTTGCTGTTGGTGCTGTTTCTGGCATTGGGGCAGGCGGCCTTCGCACAAAATTTTTCTGTCAGTGGTTATCTGAAAGATGGTAAAACTGGCGAGGAGTTGCCTTTTGCCAATGTGGTGGTCAAAGGGACGACCACTGGTGTTACTACAAACGCCTATGGCTTTTATACCCTTACCCTCCCCGAAGGGGAATATGAACTGAATTATCAGTTTCTGGGGTACACCACCCTGACCAAGAAAGTCAGCCTAAACAAGAACATCAAATTTACAGCTGAGCTACAGCCTTCCACCAAGACACTCGAGGAAGTGGTGATTGAAGGAGAAGCAGCCAATGCCAATGTGGTGAAAAATGAAATGAGTGTGGTGGCACTGTCCCCAAAATCAATTTCTACGGTTCCCGTATTGTTTGGTGAAAAGGATATTCTCAAAACGATTCAGCTAATGCCGGGGGTATCCTCTACTGGTGAGGGGAATTCTGGTTTTTATGTTCGTGGAGGTAGCGCAGATCAAAACTTGATTATTCTCGATGAAGCTCCCGTTTATAATGCTTCGCACTTGCTGGGTTTTTTCTCTGTATTTAACTCTGACGCTGTCAAGAGCCTGAAACTCTATAAGTCGGGCATCCCTGCGCAGTATGGTGGACGTTTGTCTTCGGTACTGGATGTGAAAATGGATAATGGAAACGACCGTGAATTTGGCGGTGAAGGAGGCATTGGCTTGATTTCCTCCCGACTGACCCTGGAAGGGCCGATTAAAAAAGGGAAAGGATCATTTATTGTTTCAGGTCGTCGTACTTATGCAGATTTGTTCTTAAAGCTGAGCAGCAACGAGGGGATAAATCAGTCCAAGCTATATTTCTATGATTTAAACGCCAAAGCCAATTACCGACTCGGAGATAACGACCGAGTATTTCTTTCGGGCTATTTTGGCCGTGATGTTTTTGGTAATGGAGACCTCTTTGGCTTGCAATGGGGGAACGGAACGGGAACCCTGCGCTGGAATCATCTTTTCTCGGATCGATTCTTCTCCAACTCATCCCTGATTTTCTCTAATTACGATTATCAGATTGGGGTTAATTCTGGAAGTACACCGTTTACCATTACTTCAGGAATTCAAGACTGGAATTTTAAGCAGGATTTCGATTATTCATTTGCGAACAATAACCTGCTGAAGTTTGGTTTCAATATCATTCACCATACCTTCCAGCCTGGAAAGTTAGCACCGAAAGAGGGTAACTTCAGTTTTAATCCGATTACAGTTCCTGGCCGTGAAGCCTTAGAAACGGGTACCTATGTCACTTTCGAACAAAAACTCGGTGCCCGCCTACAGCTTAATTATGGCTTGCGTGTTTCCACTTTCTCCAATATTGGAGGAATGACAGAATACCAGTTTGCACCCGGCGGTGAAACGCCAACAGATTCCGTAACTTACGGAAATGGCGAACTTTACAACACCCAGGTAGGTATCGAGCCTCGTTTTAATGCCAATTTTGTGATTGACGAACAAAGTTCGGTGAAGGCTTCTTACGCCCGAACCTATCAGTATCTTCATTTGTTGAGCAATTCCACTGCGGGTTCTCCTACTGATGTATGGGTACCTACGACACCAATTATTAAACCAGAGTATGCGGATCAGGTGGCTTTGGGATATTTCAGGAATTTTGAAGAGAACAAATACGAAAGCTCTGTGGAGGTTTACTATAAGAAACTTTACAATCAGATTGATTACAAAAACGGGGCGGAAATTTTACTGAACCCTTTCCTGGAATCGCAATTGGTATTCGGAAAAGGATATGCCTATGGGATGGAACTTTTCCTGAAAAAGAAATATGGCAGATTCAATGGCTGGATTGGCTATACGCTTTCAACAACCCGACGAGAGTTTAAGGAGATCAACGATGGAAAGCCTTTTTCTGCAAGACAGGACCGCCGTCATGACATCTCTATTGTCGGGATGTATAAACTCAATGACCGCTGGGATTTATCCGCAACCTGGGTTTACAATACTGGCGATGCTGTAACTTTCCCTTCGGGATCTTATGTGATTGAAGACAAACAGGTGCCACTTTATACAGAAAGAAATGGGTACCGAATGCCTTCTTATCACCGAATGGATTTTGGGGCCACCTTCCACGGCAAAAAACATGAGCATTTTGAAAGCTCCTGGAATTTTTCTGTATACAATCTCTATGCACGATATAATGCCTATTTTATTCGCTTTGAAGACAATGAACAAAACCCTGAGGTTTCTGATGTGATTCAAACCTCTCTCTTTTCTTTGGTTCCAGCGGTTACTTATAATTTTAAATTCTAA
- a CDS encoding SusD/RagB family nutrient-binding outer membrane lipoprotein, which translates to MNLLKINKSLIMLLCLAGLWSCDFGDLNVDPANPNDAAVQTLLPTVQVRQAYMYGGDIARYNGLFTQHLAGVSRQHLVIGRYNFTNSDVNSAWNQMYRGTFRDMKVIIDKSAVNGANHYSAITKILQADMIGVASDLWGNVPFSQAGLGSDNLNPAYDSRDSIYMSIHQLLAEARTALAQPTEIPVTGDFYYGGDVDAWTKASYALDARYYLHRGQLDEALAAVQQSFDTPADDLVFDDFSDSPTTSHPLQQFEEQRGDIRMGKFFVDLMKSINDPRLPFFAAQFDTLADGSPNYVGVAAGDDNESASLTGPYYNSRDAVVNIISYAETKFIEAEIIQRQGGDPTDALKEAITASVMQVTGAAADAAFVDAQVAGITDLESLITQKYIALFYQLESFNDLRRTGFPALQPAQGASVEQSEGKIPERWPYPINERLFNEDVYNANNPDGAPLAPKLSWE; encoded by the coding sequence ATGAATTTACTGAAAATAAATAAATCCCTGATCATGCTGCTCTGTCTTGCAGGCTTATGGTCCTGTGATTTTGGCGATCTAAATGTGGATCCCGCCAACCCCAACGATGCGGCGGTGCAAACCTTACTGCCGACCGTTCAGGTGCGGCAGGCTTATATGTACGGCGGGGACATTGCCCGCTATAATGGGCTGTTTACCCAACACCTTGCAGGAGTGAGCCGTCAGCACCTCGTTATTGGCAGGTATAATTTCACCAATTCTGATGTGAACTCGGCATGGAACCAAATGTATCGGGGAACTTTCCGTGATATGAAAGTGATCATTGATAAATCTGCTGTGAATGGGGCCAACCATTATTCGGCCATCACAAAAATCCTGCAGGCAGATATGATCGGTGTTGCCTCCGACCTTTGGGGCAATGTACCTTTTTCGCAGGCAGGGCTTGGCAGCGATAACCTTAACCCTGCTTACGATTCCCGGGATTCGATTTATATGTCGATACACCAGTTGCTTGCTGAGGCCCGTACCGCTTTGGCGCAACCTACAGAGATTCCTGTAACGGGCGATTTCTACTACGGTGGCGACGTCGATGCCTGGACGAAAGCAAGCTATGCGCTGGATGCCCGCTATTATTTGCACCGTGGGCAGCTGGATGAAGCACTGGCTGCTGTACAGCAAAGTTTTGATACTCCTGCGGATGACCTGGTTTTCGATGATTTTAGTGATTCGCCAACCACTTCACACCCTTTGCAGCAATTTGAAGAGCAGCGGGGAGATATCCGAATGGGAAAATTCTTTGTAGACCTTATGAAGTCGATCAACGACCCGCGATTGCCATTTTTCGCAGCCCAGTTCGATACCCTTGCTGATGGAAGTCCAAATTATGTAGGAGTTGCTGCTGGCGATGATAACGAGTCGGCCTCTTTGACAGGCCCATATTATAACAGTCGTGATGCCGTAGTGAACATCATTTCCTATGCTGAAACCAAGTTTATTGAGGCAGAAATCATACAACGACAAGGGGGAGACCCAACGGACGCACTCAAAGAAGCCATTACCGCCTCTGTGATGCAAGTAACAGGTGCTGCTGCCGATGCCGCATTTGTGGATGCGCAGGTAGCCGGCATTACCGATCTCGAAAGCCTGATCACGCAGAAATACATTGCTCTTTTCTATCAGCTGGAATCGTTCAACGATTTAAGAAGAACAGGATTTCCTGCACTGCAGCCAGCACAAGGGGCGAGTGTTGAACAATCGGAAGGCAAAATTCCAGAACGTTGGCCATATCCGATCAATGAGCGGCTGTTCAATGAAGATGTCTACAATGCCAATAATCCAGATGGCGCACCGTTGGCACCGAAATTAAGCTGGGAGTAA
- a CDS encoding SusC/RagA family TonB-linked outer membrane protein, which produces MNKYLLLLLCCMLWSSSAVFAQERTVSGTVTARDTGDPIPGVNVLLKGASTGTVTDINGAYSISVPETGGTLIFKFIGLATEEVKVRNQSEIDMTMSADIRQLTEVVVTAVGIERDKKRLGYAVEEVNAKELVSSRESNLVQGLNAKVAGVNVTQNAGTPGAASTIRIRGNTSITGDNSPLFVVDGIPVDNSITGGAGAGDGGTEGVANSNRMVDIHPDDVESLTVLKGTAATALYGLRAANGAIIITTKKGDVNQKMRLNIRQTNTWSHYNKMPALNDQFAQGSGGVYQGPETGQSGSWGPSISDMVRVPSIEDPYDKNGAAFTRAEAEAQGLDFVPMQAYNNVDDLFRTGFANDTYLSLSGGGDRSTYFASLGFTRDEGIIPTSSFQRVTGKISVDRRFTEQFKLSTSVTYSNSRARRVQQGSNLSGIMLGLVRTTPSFDNSNGFGQDAVNEVSAYTFPDGSQRNYRGGGGYDNPFWVVNNIPYRDEVNRVIGVFQADYSPLEWMHIVGRLGNDFYADSRNQFAEINSRNFAAGQVYDRRITNQDLTADIFATITQDFSPLISAQLIGGYNYFYTINRSLYTQGDDLSLPGFNNISNAATVFSTDNTSRLKRHGVYYDAQLAFKDMVFLNTTGRNDWSSTLPKDNNSFFQPTFSLSFVFSELFESNALSFGQFRSSWGQVKRDAPLYATQNYFQSASSDGTTNQISDGWTNGVSFPFNGVSGFTQQNSLGNDDIKPETQTTWELGLAMKFFENRFGFDVTWYNTITSDQIVNAQLSSATGFGSTIINGGEIESTGVEVMLNADVIRKGDFLWSMNGNFTTYENNVNSLAPGLTNVQLGGFTGTGSFVEEGQPYGVLRGGVFQRNDAGQIIIGADGFPLAATDQGIIGDPIPDFTAGLRNTFSWKGVTLSFLFDFRQGGDMWNGTKGALTFFGMSELTENRGESFIFNGVTETGEVNTKQVTLDQAWYQDNGGGFGSVDEHFVEETSWVRLRDVSLGFDLPRNWIQGVGLSNANVTFTGRNLWLQTSYSGIDPEANLTGTGGNGLSQNAVGIDYFVNPNTTSYSASLTLTF; this is translated from the coding sequence ATGAATAAATATTTACTATTACTGCTATGTTGCATGTTATGGTCATCATCAGCTGTTTTTGCTCAGGAGCGAACAGTAAGTGGGACTGTAACGGCAAGAGATACCGGAGACCCAATTCCGGGGGTGAATGTCCTGCTGAAGGGAGCGTCAACAGGAACAGTTACCGACATCAATGGTGCCTATTCAATTAGTGTACCTGAAACTGGTGGAACGTTGATTTTTAAATTCATTGGCCTTGCCACCGAGGAGGTCAAAGTCCGAAACCAGAGTGAGATCGACATGACCATGTCGGCAGATATTCGCCAGCTGACCGAAGTGGTCGTTACCGCTGTGGGGATTGAGCGTGACAAAAAACGACTGGGCTATGCCGTTGAAGAGGTGAATGCCAAGGAACTGGTTTCCTCTCGGGAAAGTAACCTGGTTCAGGGCTTGAATGCCAAGGTTGCTGGTGTAAATGTCACACAAAATGCAGGTACGCCTGGAGCTGCGTCTACCATCCGTATTCGTGGTAATACATCGATTACAGGCGATAACTCCCCACTTTTTGTTGTCGATGGTATTCCAGTCGATAACTCTATTACCGGTGGTGCAGGTGCAGGAGATGGCGGAACCGAAGGGGTTGCCAACTCCAACCGAATGGTGGATATCCACCCTGATGATGTTGAAAGCCTGACCGTTCTAAAAGGAACAGCAGCAACAGCTCTTTATGGATTGCGTGCAGCCAATGGCGCAATTATCATCACCACCAAAAAGGGGGATGTAAACCAGAAGATGCGACTCAACATCCGCCAGACCAATACCTGGAGCCATTACAACAAGATGCCTGCCCTGAATGACCAGTTTGCTCAGGGATCAGGAGGCGTGTATCAGGGACCTGAAACGGGGCAGAGTGGCTCGTGGGGCCCAAGTATTTCGGATATGGTCCGTGTTCCTTCTATTGAAGATCCTTATGATAAAAATGGCGCCGCATTTACACGTGCGGAAGCGGAAGCCCAGGGACTTGATTTTGTTCCTATGCAGGCATACAATAACGTAGATGACCTTTTTCGTACGGGTTTTGCCAATGATACTTATCTGAGCCTTAGTGGCGGCGGCGACCGCTCGACTTATTTTGCTTCACTGGGTTTTACCCGTGATGAAGGAATTATTCCTACCTCATCGTTTCAGCGTGTTACAGGAAAGATTTCTGTCGATCGAAGATTTACTGAACAGTTTAAATTATCGACCTCGGTAACTTACAGTAATTCCCGTGCGAGACGTGTTCAGCAAGGGTCAAACCTTTCGGGGATCATGCTTGGGTTAGTGCGTACCACACCTTCTTTTGATAACTCGAACGGTTTCGGGCAGGATGCGGTGAACGAAGTTTCAGCCTATACCTTCCCTGATGGCAGTCAGCGGAATTATCGTGGTGGCGGTGGTTATGATAACCCGTTCTGGGTTGTGAATAATATTCCATACCGTGATGAGGTGAATCGTGTGATAGGCGTTTTTCAGGCTGATTATTCTCCCCTGGAATGGATGCACATCGTCGGTAGGTTAGGGAATGATTTCTATGCCGATAGCCGTAATCAGTTTGCGGAAATCAACTCCAGGAACTTTGCCGCAGGGCAGGTTTATGACCGACGTATCACCAATCAGGACCTGACGGCAGATATTTTTGCGACCATTACACAGGATTTTTCTCCTCTTATTTCAGCACAGTTGATCGGGGGGTATAACTACTTCTACACCATCAACAGATCGCTTTATACACAGGGGGATGATTTGTCCTTGCCTGGATTCAATAATATATCCAATGCTGCAACGGTTTTCTCTACGGATAACACCAGCAGACTGAAAAGACACGGGGTGTATTATGATGCGCAACTGGCGTTTAAAGACATGGTATTCTTAAATACTACCGGCCGTAATGACTGGTCTTCTACTTTGCCGAAAGATAACAACAGCTTCTTTCAGCCTACATTCAGTTTAAGTTTCGTTTTCTCGGAGTTATTTGAGTCGAATGCTTTGTCTTTTGGACAATTCCGATCAAGCTGGGGGCAGGTAAAAAGAGATGCACCACTTTATGCGACACAGAATTATTTTCAGAGCGCATCCTCTGACGGTACCACCAATCAAATTTCTGATGGATGGACCAACGGGGTGAGTTTTCCTTTTAACGGAGTGAGCGGTTTTACCCAGCAGAATTCTTTGGGTAACGACGATATCAAGCCAGAAACCCAAACAACCTGGGAGCTTGGTTTGGCCATGAAGTTTTTTGAAAACCGTTTTGGCTTTGATGTGACCTGGTACAATACCATCACTTCAGATCAGATTGTTAACGCACAGCTGTCTTCAGCAACAGGTTTTGGTTCTACCATTATTAATGGTGGAGAAATCGAATCTACTGGGGTGGAGGTGATGTTGAATGCGGATGTGATCCGTAAGGGAGACTTCCTGTGGTCGATGAATGGTAACTTTACCACTTATGAGAACAATGTGAATTCTCTGGCGCCAGGCCTGACCAACGTACAGCTTGGTGGTTTTACAGGAACAGGTTCATTTGTGGAGGAAGGCCAGCCGTATGGTGTGTTGCGTGGCGGAGTGTTCCAGCGTAATGATGCTGGGCAGATTATTATTGGTGCTGATGGTTTCCCTCTGGCAGCAACTGATCAGGGGATTATTGGAGATCCAATTCCAGATTTTACCGCAGGACTTCGAAATACCTTCAGCTGGAAAGGGGTTACCTTGAGCTTCCTGTTTGATTTCCGTCAGGGTGGTGATATGTGGAATGGTACCAAAGGGGCTTTGACCTTCTTCGGGATGTCTGAGCTGACAGAAAACCGTGGGGAGTCTTTCATTTTCAATGGGGTAACAGAAACGGGTGAGGTGAATACCAAACAAGTAACCCTCGACCAGGCCTGGTATCAGGATAATGGTGGCGGTTTCGGTTCTGTTGATGAGCATTTTGTGGAAGAAACTTCGTGGGTCAGACTAAGGGATGTTTCTCTTGGTTTTGATTTGCCAAGAAACTGGATACAGGGCGTGGGGCTGTCGAATGCCAACGTGACCTTTACAGGGCGTAACCTGTGGTTACAGACTTCCTACTCGGGCATTGACCCTGAGGCGAACCTTACAGGTACAGGAGGAAACGGGTTGTCACAGAATGCGGTGGGTATCGATTATTTCGTCAATCCAAATACCACCTCATATTCTGCTTCTCTGACCCTTACTTTTTAG